A genomic region of Catalinimonas niigatensis contains the following coding sequences:
- a CDS encoding 3-hydroxyacyl-CoA dehydrogenase family protein, with translation MDKICVIGAGTMGNGIAHVFAQHAYQVHLYDLNDNLLSQALTTIESNLERQLKKEIISSEEKQKALQNISVSSHLEKSVKDVSLVIEAATENFEVKKAIFQELDSLCQPDTILATNTSSISITKIASCTQRPAQVIGMHFMNPVPVMKLVEVIKGYATSEEVATSVIKLSKDLNKIPLVVEDYPGFISNRILMPMINEAIYSLYEGVAGVKEIDQITELGMAHPMGPLKLADFIGLDVCLSILKVLQDGFGNPRYAPCPLLVNMVASGNLGVKSKQGFYDYREDKKNPKLAAQFS, from the coding sequence ATGGATAAAATTTGTGTAATTGGTGCAGGTACTATGGGGAATGGTATCGCTCATGTATTTGCTCAGCATGCATATCAGGTACACCTCTATGACTTAAATGATAATCTGTTAAGTCAGGCGCTTACTACCATAGAAAGTAATTTAGAACGTCAGCTCAAGAAAGAAATCATTAGCAGTGAAGAGAAACAAAAAGCATTGCAGAATATTTCTGTCTCATCCCATCTTGAAAAAAGTGTGAAAGACGTAAGTCTGGTCATTGAAGCAGCTACTGAAAACTTTGAAGTAAAAAAAGCAATTTTTCAGGAACTTGATTCTCTTTGTCAGCCAGATACTATACTGGCCACCAATACTTCCTCTATTTCAATTACTAAAATTGCCTCCTGTACACAAAGGCCAGCTCAAGTCATTGGCATGCATTTTATGAACCCTGTACCTGTCATGAAATTGGTAGAAGTAATTAAAGGATATGCTACATCAGAGGAAGTAGCAACTAGCGTTATAAAGTTGTCCAAGGATCTAAACAAAATTCCCCTGGTTGTAGAGGATTATCCGGGATTCATTTCTAACAGAATACTGATGCCAATGATTAACGAAGCTATTTATAGTTTGTATGAAGGCGTAGCGGGTGTGAAAGAGATTGATCAGATTACGGAACTGGGCATGGCTCACCCTATGGGACCGCTTAAACTGGCAGATTTTATTGGGCTTGATGTATGTCTTTCCATTCTTAAGGTATTGCAGGATGGATTTGGTAATCCAAGATATGCTCCTTGTCCGCTTTTAGTCAACATGGTGGCTTCAGGAAATTTAGGTGTGAAAAGCAAACAAGGTTTTTATGATTATCGAGAAGACAAAAAAAACCCCAAATTAGCTGCACAATTTTCCTAA